A stretch of DNA from bacterium:
AGCATGCCGCCCAGGCCCACCGCCGCCAGCGAGACGCTGTTCACCCGCCCGATGAGCGCCGTGTCCACCGTCCACATGAGGGTCTGCGAGAGCATGGTCAGGATGGTGGGCGTGGCCAGCGCCAGGATCTCGCGGGCGTCGTGCACGACGAAGAGCCGCGTCCAGCGCAGGGGCGCGGGCGCGGGGGGCGGGGTCGGACCGACCCCGGTGTTCGCCGGGACGTGGGACATGGGCGGAGTTCCCCCGCCGGAGGAGCTCCGGCCGTGGCGCCGGACCCGCCCGCGCGCCGTTCGCGCGTGACCGGGTCCGCCAGGTCGCCTATCATGATAGCCCATTCGTTCCGCGACACAAATGCGCAGCGGCGGACCGACCCCGGACGGGGCCCGCCGGAAAGAGGCCATCCTGGACCACGACGCCTGCATCCTCCTGCCCCGCGCCCGCGGCCCCCTGCGCGGCACCGTCGACGTGCCGGGCGACAAGTCGGTCTCGCACCGGGCCGCCCTCTTCGGGCTGCTGGCCAACGGTCCGTGCCGCGCCCGCGGCTGGCTTGCGAGCGCCGACACCCTGGCCAGCCTCGCGGCGGTGCGCACCCTCGGGGCCGCGGTCGTGCACGAGGGCGACACGATCACCGTCACGCCGCCGCCCGCCCGCCCGCAGGGCGATTTCGACATCGACTGCGGAAACAGCGGCACCACGGCCCGGCTGCTGTGCGGGCTTCTGGCCGGCTGGCTGCCGGCCGGCGCCGCGGTCACCCTGCGGGGCGACGCGTCCCTCAGCGGTCGCCCCATGAACCGGGTGGTCGAACCCCTGCGCCGCATGGGGGCCGACATCGCCTTCCTCGGCACCGACGGCCGCCTGCCCCTGCGCGTGACCGGCGCACCCCTGACCGGCGTCCACCACGACCTGCCGGTGCCGTCGGCCCAGGTGAAGTCGGCCCTGCTCCTGGCCGGGCTCGGTGCCGCGGGGGTCACCTCGCTCAGCGGCGCGGGCACCAGCCGCGACCACACCGAGCTCCTGCTGCACACCATGGGCGTTCCGTGCGCGCCCGCCGCGCCGGGTCCCGAACTCGCCGTCACCGGCGGCGCGCGTCCGGGCGCCTTCGACATCCGCGTGCCGGCCGACCCCTCGACCGCCGCCTTCTTCCACGTGGCCGCCGCCCTGGTGCCCGGCTCGGACGTGCTCACGCCGAACCTGAGCCTCAACCCGACGCGCATCGGCGCCCTGCAGGTGCTGCGCCGGGCGGGGGCCGTGGTGGCCGTCGAACGCCCGAGCGGCCCGTCCGGCGGCGAGGCCCTCGGCGACGTGCGCGTGCGATCCGGCACCCTGCGCCCGTTCACCATCGGCGCGGCCGACATTCCGGCCCTCGTCGACGAGATCCCCGTGCTCGCGGTGCTCGCCACGGCGGCGCCCGGCGTCTCGCGCATCACCGGCGCGGCCGAACTGCGGGTCAAGGAGTCGGACCGCCTCGCGCTCATGACCCGCGACCTCGTGCGGCTCGGCGCCGCTGTCACCGAGCTGCCCGACGGCCTGGAGATCACCGGCCCCTCCGCGCTCAAGGGCGGCGCCGAACGGCCGACCCTGCTCGAGACCGCCGGCGACCACCGCATCGCCATGGCCATGGCCGTGGCGGCTCTTGTCGCCGAGGGCGATTCGGAACTTGATGATCGGGACTGCGTCGCGGTATCTTTTCCGGAGTTCTTCACCGCGTGGGACCGCATCCTCGGCAACGGCACTTCGGACCGTCCGTTCTAAAGTGGGTGGAGCCTCCTCGGAGGTTTCCCGTCAGGACCACTTCAGAGGGCGGGCGGCCTGAAGTGCCGTCGGCGCTCGGGGCCCCGCGTCGGCGTCCACGACCAGCGATTCCGGATGGAAGTCCCATGAGCCAGACCACCCGCCCCAACGACGACTTCGCCACCTTCCTCGCAGAGATGAAGTGGCGCGGCTTCTTCGAGCAGTGCACCGACGAGACCGGCCTCGGCGAGCTCCTCGCCCGCGAGACCGTCACGGCGTACGTGGGCTTCGACCCGACCGCCGACAGCCTGCACATCGGCAGCCTCGTGCCCATCATGGGCCTGCTGCACTTCCAGCGCTGGGGCGGCCGGCCCATCGCCATCGTCGGCGGCGGCACGGCCATGGTCGGCGATCCGAGCGGCAAGACCGAGATGCGCCAGCTCATCACCGTCGAGGACATCGCCCGCAACCTCGCGGGCATCAAGGCCCAGCTCGCGCGCTTCGTCACCTTCGGCGAGGGCGCCGCGGGCGCCGCGACCGACGGCCTCATGCTCAACAACGCCGACTGGCTCGCCCCCTGGAAGTACATCGACTTCCTGCGCGACGTCGGCCGCCACTTCAGCGTGAACCAGATGCTGACGCGCGACTCGGTCAAGTCGCGCCTCGAGACCGGCCTGAGTTTCATCGAGTTCAACTACATGCTGCTCCAGGCCTACGACTTCATGGTGCTCAACCGCGACCATGGCTGCCGGCTGCAGATGGGCGGCAACGACCAGTGGGGGAACATCTGCTCGGGCATCGACCTCTGCCGGCGGGTCAACCGCTCCGAGGTCTTCGGTCTGACCTACCCCCTCATCATGACCGCCACCGGCGAGAAGATGGGCAAGACCGCCGCCGGCGCCGTGTGGCTCGACGCCGGCCGCACCTCGCCCTACGACTTCTACCAGTACTGGATCAACGTCGACGACCGCGACGTCTCGCGCTTCCTGCGCCTGTACACCCTGCTGCCCAAGGCCGAGATCGAGGCGCTCGAGCGGCTCGAAGGCGCCGACATCCGCGAGGCCAAGCGCGCCCTGGCCCACGCCGTCACCGGCCAGGTGCACGGACGGGACGAGGCCGACGCCGCCGCCCAGGCCGCGGCGGCCCTCTTCGCCGGCAGCGACGACCTGAGCAACGTGCCGAGCAGCGACGTGGCCGCCGCCGACCTGGCGGGCGAGGGCCTGGGCCTGCTCGCGGTGCTGGTCGACGCGGGGCTCATGAAGTCCAACGGCGAGGCGCGCCGCATGGTGCAGCAGAATGCCGTGCGG
This window harbors:
- a CDS encoding tyrosine--tRNA ligase gives rise to the protein MSQTTRPNDDFATFLAEMKWRGFFEQCTDETGLGELLARETVTAYVGFDPTADSLHIGSLVPIMGLLHFQRWGGRPIAIVGGGTAMVGDPSGKTEMRQLITVEDIARNLAGIKAQLARFVTFGEGAAGAATDGLMLNNADWLAPWKYIDFLRDVGRHFSVNQMLTRDSVKSRLETGLSFIEFNYMLLQAYDFMVLNRDHGCRLQMGGNDQWGNICSGIDLCRRVNRSEVFGLTYPLIMTATGEKMGKTAAGAVWLDAGRTSPYDFYQYWINVDDRDVSRFLRLYTLLPKAEIEALERLEGADIREAKRALAHAVTGQVHGRDEADAAAQAAAALFAGSDDLSNVPSSDVAAADLAGEGLGLLAVLVDAGLMKSNGEARRMVQQNAVRVNGAVVADPARRLVPADVQDGRIALQVGKKRHHHLQVIP
- the aroA gene encoding 3-phosphoshikimate 1-carboxyvinyltransferase yields the protein MRSGGPTPDGARRKEAILDHDACILLPRARGPLRGTVDVPGDKSVSHRAALFGLLANGPCRARGWLASADTLASLAAVRTLGAAVVHEGDTITVTPPPARPQGDFDIDCGNSGTTARLLCGLLAGWLPAGAAVTLRGDASLSGRPMNRVVEPLRRMGADIAFLGTDGRLPLRVTGAPLTGVHHDLPVPSAQVKSALLLAGLGAAGVTSLSGAGTSRDHTELLLHTMGVPCAPAAPGPELAVTGGARPGAFDIRVPADPSTAAFFHVAAALVPGSDVLTPNLSLNPTRIGALQVLRRAGAVVAVERPSGPSGGEALGDVRVRSGTLRPFTIGAADIPALVDEIPVLAVLATAAPGVSRITGAAELRVKESDRLALMTRDLVRLGAAVTELPDGLEITGPSALKGGAERPTLLETAGDHRIAMAMAVAALVAEGDSELDDRDCVAVSFPEFFTAWDRILGNGTSDRPF